ACGGGAAGTTTCGACCCGTTCCGGCGATAAATAGGTATCCCTCCCCGATTTTCAGGCGCCGCCATTGGTCTCCCACTTGCGGACCACACCCTCAAGGTCGCGGATAAACTCGAAGAGTCGCGTGCGGGCGTGCGACGGGATGTTGGTATCATTTATCTGCTCCTCGAGGATTGAAATCGTCGAGTAAATTCGCAGGTCCAGTTCATCGCCCTTGTTCAGGAGGTAGGTCTCGAGCGCACCGCTTACGTTGCTGCGCACATTACGCGGGACTGAGGAGTCTTCGGTAATCGCCTGGCGGATATCCTGCGACAGGCTGTTAATCGTTTCTTCCGTGGCCATGGGAGTGCCTCCATACGAATTGGCGTCGCCACCTTGGGCGCCGCTATAAGAGTGACGTCATCGACGGACGGCGTCACCGCCGCCGCCCCTCCGCGTCAACCTCGCCGGCGCGGATGCGCGACGCGCTCAACGGCAGCCCATCCGCCGCCAGCAGGTGCGGGACCGTGACGACTTCCAGCGGTGCCAGCCCGCGCGCGAGGCGGCGCGCGTTGAGCCGCGCCGCCGCCTCGCGCGTCCCTTCGGAGACGACGATACCGTCGATGTCGGCGCCCTCGGCCGCCGGTCCCCACTCCTCGGCCAGCGAAACTATTTCGACACGCTCGAGCGCGTCGCGCGCCGTGAACCAGTCGCGCAGTGCCGCCTCGCGCGCGCCGTACAGCGCCAGCTCGCGGTCCGGGGGACGCCGGCCGGCGGCGAACTCGTCGCTGGCGAGGCCGATTACGAGCGCCTTGCCCGCTGCGAGCGCCGCCTCCAGCAGCCGCGCGTGGCCGGCGTGCAGGATGTCGAAAGTGCCGCCGAGGCAGACGCGCTTCATCGGTGCGGCAGGCGACCGTTCCTAATAACCGCTGGCGGCACCCTTATCCCCGCGCCGGATTCGCGCGTCGCATGAGCGAAACGACGACCACGCTCGCCGTCGGCGGAATGACCTGCGGCGGCTGCGCCAACAACGTGCAGCGCGCGCTGGAAGGCGTCGCGGGAGTGACGTCGGCCGCGGTGGACCATGTCGCCGGCAACGCCAATATCGCGCACTCAGGCATCGATAGAGGTGAACTCGAGGCGGCTGTCACCAGTGCAGGATATTCCGTAGGAGAAACGACTGGAGCTAGTGGACTTCACCAGCTTGGCAGTCCGCCCACGGGAACTGCTACAGCCGCTGCTGGTTTTAACTGGAGCGATGGGGACATCTGGTGGCAATCAGCTCATAACACTAAATGGTGCCTGATTGGGTGTTCAATTGGCGAATTCGGAACTCTCGCCTATTACTCATTTTCAGGCATTACTGCCGATCTCGTGCTGTACTCTAACATGTGGTATTTCTTTGCAATCCTGCCGCTCATCAACGGTCTTGCTACCAGCGT
The genomic region above belongs to Candidatus Poseidoniia archaeon and contains:
- a CDS encoding UPF0147 family protein; this encodes MATEETINSLSQDIRQAITEDSSVPRNVRSNVSGALETYLLNKGDELDLRIYSTISILEEQINDTNIPSHARTRLFEFIRDLEGVVRKWETNGGA
- a CDS encoding pantetheine-phosphate adenylyltransferase; translated protein: MKRVCLGGTFDILHAGHARLLEAALAAGKALVIGLASDEFAAGRRPPDRELALYGAREAALRDWFTARDALERVEIVSLAEEWGPAAEGADIDGIVVSEGTREAAARLNARRLARGLAPLEVVTVPHLLAADGLPLSASRIRAGEVDAEGRRR